A part of Xenopus tropicalis strain Nigerian chromosome 4, UCB_Xtro_10.0, whole genome shotgun sequence genomic DNA contains:
- the crp.3 gene encoding pentraxin fusion protein gives MAIVMFRVLCFVISVGLCAPQGNRDLHGKSLSFQEQTDTGYAILYPENPLNLDAFTLCLRVSAEPPGDYDMILFSYFGDRVDQLNLWRKQDGNFSLYIASNNDDVSFSLPQISTFGTQLCVTWESSSGTTAFWVDGKMSVRKTYRQHQKVHPGGTVILGQDQDLQGGGFDASQSFVGEVTNVNLWDYVLPNESIIQLDRAGNVIDWKSVKYEIAGDVKIYQK, from the exons ATGGCCATTGTGATGTTCCGAGTGCTTTGTTTTGTCATCAGTGTTGGCCTTTGTGCCCCACAAG gaaatcGAGATCTTCATGGAAAATCACTGAGCTTTCAAGAGCAAACAGATACTGGTTATGCCATCTTATATCCTGAAAATCCTCTAAACCTGGATGCCTTCACACTTTGCCTCCGGGTATCTGCTGAGCCCCCTGGTGACTATGACATGATTCTGTTCTCCTACTTTGGCGACAGAGTTGATCAACTGAATCTCTGGAGAAAGCAGGATGGCAATTTCTCATTATATATTGCAAGCAACAATGATGATGTGTCATTCTCTCTACCCCAGATCAGCACATTTGGTACCCAACTTTGTGTAACGTGGGAATCGTCATCTGGTACCACTGCCTTCTGGGTTGACGGTAAAATGTCAGTGAGAAAAACATATCGTCAACACCAGAAAGTGCATCCAGGTGGGACTGTAATACTTGGGCAAGATCAGGACCTCCAAGGGGGAGGATTTGATGCATCGCAAAGCTTTGTGGGTGAAGTCACTAATGTCAATCTGTGGGATTATGTTTTGCCAAATGAATCCATTATACAGTTGGATAGGGCTGGGAATGTTATTGATTGGAAGTCAGTCAAATATGAAATTGCAGGGGATGtaaagatttatcaaaaataa
- the josd2 gene encoding josephin-2 — translation MTESVFHERQRLELCAVHALNNLLQKPEFSHQRAEEICRGLAPNSMINPHRSLLGTGNYDVNVIMAALQTMDYAAVWWDKRRSLESLVLSEIFGFILNIPSPVSLGFLSLPITRKHWIAVRQIEGVYYNLDSKLKAPVKLGGPKELKEFLHGCISRGSCEILLVVRRDVEDARLWISTEEQAGT, via the exons ATGACCGAGTCGGTGTTCCATGAGCGGCAGCGGCTGGAGCTGTGCGCTGTCCATGCCCTCAATAACCTTCTGCAGAAACCGGAGTTCAGTCACCAGAGGGCTGAGGAGATCTGCCGGGG ACTCGCTCCAAACTCTATGATTAACCCTCACCGCAGTCTTCTGGGTACCGGCAATTACGATGTCAACGTCATTATGGCAGCTCTTCAAACTATGGACTATGCAGCGGTTTGGTGGGACAAACGGAG ATCCCTGGAGAGTCTGGTTCTAAGTGAGATCTTTGGCTTCATCCTTAATATTCCATCTCCTGTTTCTCTGGGATTCCTCTCCCTGCCCATCACACGCAAACACTGGATCGCTGTGCGACAGATCGAAGGTGTTTACTACAACTTGGACTCCAAGCTGAAAGCACCAGTCAAACTTGGTGGCCCAAAGGAGTTAAA GGAGTTTCTGCATGGCTGCATCTCAAGAGGCTCCTGTGAGATCCTGCTGGTGGTCCGGAGGGACGTGGAGGATGCCCGGCTGTGGATAAGCACAGAGGAGCAGGCAGGGACATGA